In one window of Ignisphaera sp. DNA:
- the nadC gene encoding carboxylating nicotinate-nucleotide diphosphorylase, producing the protein MEEIAIDRLLQFLKDDLFFIDVTTEAMIPKNCRARAIVVAEDRGIVAGNNFVAPFLKYFGIDVIRYVEDGGYIDTGDIVLELMGEARKILSIERTILNFLMILSGIATYTKSIVERVREINSRLIIAATRKTHPGLAFFEKYAVSVGGGSTHRLGLFDTVLIKDNHLAIVGDVRKAVELARKTLGYFKKIEVEVRSAEEALEAAKAGADIVMLDNMSVEEVAKAIELLRLHGLRDKVLIEVSGGIDEDSIVEYAKLDVDIVSLSKLTLEAPPLKMSMDVVEVIL; encoded by the coding sequence TTGGAAGAGATAGCTATAGATAGACTTCTTCAGTTCCTTAAAGACGATCTGTTTTTCATAGATGTAACTACAGAGGCTATGATACCGAAGAACTGTAGAGCTAGAGCTATAGTTGTAGCTGAAGATAGAGGTATTGTTGCTGGTAATAATTTTGTTGCTCCTTTTCTAAAGTATTTCGGTATAGATGTGATTAGATATGTAGAGGATGGAGGGTATATAGATACTGGTGATATTGTTCTAGAGCTGATGGGAGAAGCAAGAAAGATACTGTCTATAGAGCGTACTATTCTGAACTTCTTAATGATTCTCAGCGGAATAGCTACATATACTAAGAGTATTGTTGAGAGAGTTAGAGAGATAAACAGTAGGTTGATTATTGCAGCAACTCGAAAGACTCATCCAGGGCTAGCGTTTTTTGAGAAATATGCTGTATCTGTTGGTGGTGGTTCTACTCATCGTCTAGGTCTTTTCGATACGGTTTTGATAAAAGATAATCATTTAGCGATAGTTGGTGATGTTAGAAAAGCTGTAGAATTAGCTAGAAAGACTTTAGGATATTTCAAGAAGATAGAGGTAGAGGTTAGATCTGCTGAAGAAGCTCTAGAAGCTGCTAAAGCTGGAGCTGATATAGTTATGCTAGATAATATGAGTGTTGAAGAAGTTGCAAAAGCTATTGAGCTTCTGCGTCTCCATGGACTAAGGGACAAGGTTTTGATAGAGGTTTCTGGAGGTATAGATGAAGATAGTATTGTTGAGTATGCTAAACTTGATGTAGATATAGTTTCGCTTAGTAAATTGACTCTAGAAGCACCACCGCTAAAGATGAGTATGGATGTTGTTGAGGTGATTTTGTGA
- the nadX gene encoding aspartate dehydrogenase, which produces MIRVGLIGCGAIGSSIARVIDEDFDEVDLVAVFDRDINKALELVKKLKRFRPRVTSSIEEMLEQSIDLVIEAASPEAVERYIVDIVARGKSIVVLSSGAFLNRDLLQKTIQIAENTGARIYIPSGAIGGIDILKAASLLDINELVLTTRKNPKALGLDNIDKPLTIFEGDATEAVKRFPLNINIAATIALATNKTPIVKIIADPNTNENIHEIYAKGLFGEIRIEIRNKRIDEKSRSSLITVFSVLQLLKQLSRKNLTIGT; this is translated from the coding sequence GTGATAAGAGTAGGATTGATTGGTTGTGGAGCAATAGGGTCTAGTATAGCTAGAGTAATTGATGAAGATTTTGATGAAGTAGATCTAGTAGCTGTTTTCGATAGAGATATCAATAAAGCTCTAGAGCTGGTGAAGAAGCTTAAGAGATTTAGACCTAGGGTAACTAGTTCTATAGAAGAGATGCTTGAACAATCAATAGATCTGGTGATAGAGGCGGCTTCACCTGAAGCTGTAGAGAGATATATTGTGGATATAGTTGCTAGAGGTAAGAGTATAGTGGTTTTGAGTTCAGGAGCTTTCCTCAATAGAGATCTTCTCCAAAAAACTATCCAGATAGCTGAAAATACTGGAGCTAGAATCTATATACCTAGTGGAGCTATAGGAGGAATAGATATACTGAAAGCAGCATCTCTTCTAGACATAAATGAACTTGTATTAACAACTAGAAAGAATCCTAAAGCTCTAGGACTAGATAATATAGATAAGCCTCTAACTATTTTTGAAGGAGATGCTACTGAAGCTGTAAAAAGATTTCCATTAAATATAAACATAGCTGCCACAATAGCTCTAGCAACAAACAAAACACCAATAGTCAAAATAATAGCAGATCCAAACACAAATGAAAATATACATGAGATATATGCAAAAGGGTTATTCGGTGAAATAAGAATAGAAATACGCAACAAACGAATAGACGAAAAATCAAGATCAAGCCTAATAACAGTATTCTCAGTACTTCAGCTACTTAAACAACTCTCAAGAAAAAATCTAACCATAGGAACATAA